The proteins below are encoded in one region of Paenibacillus albus:
- a CDS encoding PBP1A family penicillin-binding protein: MTEGPRSTRSTKSEKPGKPGKKGKKRFNRRKAAIWLFFTGAIAVVCGIIGYLLIILNGERILSENQDKFVLPEASTIYDSQGKEVTKLYQAGGNRENVEFSEIPELMRDAVIATEDRRFEEHSGIDLYSIGRAIVKDVVARSAVEGGSTITQQLAKNLFLTQDKTFFRKATEASIAVALEHKKTKDEIITMYLNRIYFGKGVYGIKSAAKYYFDVDLKDMKLWQMATLAGIPKAPGNYNPINNPENSMDRRGVVLQLMFDQGYITQAQMDEAKAVKYEPVEHEKTSSDTYPAFLDFVINEAERVSGLTEEQLRSGGYNIYTTLNTQAQSAAEKQFEDDDNFEKSVDDQQEQAAMIIVDHRNGAIQGLVGGRDYVKKGLNRVLVPRQPGSSFKPITVYGPAIDSGDWYPWSILQDTKTCYGSYCPTDSNKVKYVGPIQMKQSLKESRNASAVWLLNEIGVKTGLRFADKMGFTLDSTQDRNLAIGLGGLTNGVTPFEMAKAYSAFANDGKSVDPHSLIKITDSEGDALYEYSEPKSEQLMKTETAHYMTDMMQAVLEKGGTGVNARLDRPVAGKTGTTQNGIPGLVNGYNRDAWFAGFTPEWTAVVWMGYDHTDKDHMIKKSSSQAAALFGKVMREAMKGVPKGSFTKPTEVQEEKPPVGITNFNAIYDEQAAIVKLAWSPVEGTGMTYRVYRKEASEAAFTKLMDALDATGVDDMSVMPGMSYQYYVTAYDPQKEMEGTPSETIKVDIPEVEITPPVDETPGNGNQGNGNEGTQPGETPGNGTNQPGNGGEQTPGNGSEQPGNGNTGGQTPGNGGTGTPGNGGQTTEPGTGGGAGGNTGTNTGTGTTPGAGTNTGTGTGAGGNQTQPTNDGSVPVDTQPNQPVQNDPGSGTTNQTTTTTNP, encoded by the coding sequence ATGACTGAAGGACCACGCAGCACGAGGAGTACGAAGTCTGAGAAACCGGGTAAGCCCGGCAAGAAGGGCAAGAAGCGATTCAATCGGCGCAAAGCAGCAATTTGGTTGTTCTTCACAGGCGCCATTGCAGTCGTTTGCGGTATAATCGGGTATTTGTTAATTATTCTGAACGGTGAACGCATTCTCTCTGAGAATCAAGATAAATTCGTACTGCCTGAAGCGTCCACGATCTACGATTCGCAAGGCAAAGAGGTAACGAAGCTTTATCAGGCAGGCGGCAACCGCGAGAATGTTGAATTCTCGGAAATTCCAGAGCTTATGCGCGACGCGGTAATTGCGACAGAGGACCGTCGTTTCGAAGAGCATTCGGGGATTGACTTATATTCCATTGGCCGTGCCATTGTAAAAGACGTCGTAGCGCGCAGCGCAGTTGAAGGCGGCAGCACGATTACGCAGCAGCTTGCGAAGAACTTGTTCTTAACACAGGATAAGACATTCTTCCGTAAAGCGACGGAAGCCTCTATCGCTGTTGCGCTTGAGCATAAGAAGACCAAGGACGAAATCATTACGATGTACTTGAACCGGATTTACTTCGGCAAAGGGGTATACGGAATCAAGTCCGCAGCAAAGTACTATTTTGATGTTGATTTAAAAGACATGAAGCTATGGCAAATGGCGACTCTTGCGGGTATCCCGAAGGCGCCGGGCAACTACAACCCAATCAACAATCCGGAGAATTCGATGGATCGTCGCGGCGTTGTTTTGCAGCTCATGTTCGATCAGGGCTATATTACGCAAGCGCAGATGGATGAAGCGAAGGCGGTTAAGTATGAGCCTGTTGAGCATGAGAAAACCTCGAGCGATACGTATCCGGCATTCCTCGATTTCGTCATCAATGAAGCTGAGCGCGTTAGCGGCTTGACAGAAGAACAGCTGCGCAGCGGCGGATATAACATCTATACGACGCTGAACACGCAAGCTCAGTCCGCGGCCGAGAAACAGTTCGAGGACGACGATAACTTCGAGAAGAGCGTCGATGACCAGCAAGAGCAGGCCGCAATGATTATTGTGGATCACCGCAATGGCGCGATTCAAGGGCTTGTCGGCGGTCGTGATTATGTGAAGAAGGGGCTCAATCGCGTGCTAGTGCCGCGTCAGCCGGGTTCTTCGTTTAAGCCGATCACCGTCTACGGTCCGGCAATTGATTCGGGCGACTGGTATCCATGGTCGATTCTGCAGGATACGAAGACTTGCTATGGCTCGTACTGTCCGACAGATTCGAACAAAGTCAAATATGTCGGTCCGATCCAAATGAAACAGTCGCTCAAGGAATCGCGTAACGCATCTGCGGTATGGCTTCTTAATGAGATTGGCGTAAAGACCGGACTTAGATTTGCGGACAAAATGGGCTTTACCCTCGACAGCACGCAAGACCGCAATTTGGCGATAGGCCTCGGCGGTTTGACGAATGGGGTAACGCCATTTGAGATGGCGAAGGCTTACAGCGCTTTTGCTAATGATGGCAAGTCGGTTGATCCGCATTCGTTAATTAAGATTACAGATAGCGAAGGCGACGCGTTATACGAATATAGCGAGCCAAAGTCGGAGCAGCTAATGAAGACGGAGACTGCTCATTATATGACCGATATGATGCAAGCTGTTCTGGAGAAGGGCGGAACAGGCGTTAATGCCCGCCTTGACCGTCCGGTAGCAGGTAAGACGGGTACGACGCAGAACGGAATTCCGGGTCTTGTGAATGGTTACAACCGCGATGCTTGGTTCGCCGGTTTTACGCCGGAGTGGACGGCAGTCGTCTGGATGGGCTATGATCATACCGATAAGGATCATATGATTAAGAAGAGCAGCTCCCAAGCTGCAGCGTTGTTCGGCAAAGTTATGCGCGAGGCAATGAAGGGCGTGCCAAAAGGCAGCTTCACCAAGCCAACTGAAGTTCAAGAAGAGAAGCCGCCGGTAGGAATTACGAACTTTAATGCCATCTACGACGAGCAAGCGGCTATAGTGAAGCTAGCATGGTCGCCAGTTGAAGGCACAGGCATGACGTACCGCGTTTATCGTAAAGAAGCGAGCGAGGCAGCATTCACGAAGCTTATGGATGCGCTCGATGCGACTGGCGTGGACGACATGAGCGTTATGCCGGGAATGAGCTACCAGTACTACGTCACAGCGTACGATCCGCAGAAGGAGATGGAGGGTACGCCGTCCGAGACGATCAAGGTTGATATTCCTGAAGTGGAGATTACGCCTCCTGTGGATGAGACGCCTGGCAATGGCAATCAGGGCAATGGCAACGAGGGAACGCAGCCTGGAGAGACTCCGGGTAACGGTACTAATCAACCAGGTAACGGTGGAGAGCAAACACCGGGCAATGGAAGCGAGCAGCCAGGTAACGGCAACACTGGTGGTCAGACTCCTGGTAACGGCGGAACTGGGACACCGGGTAATGGCGGACAAACGACTGAGCCCGGCACTGGCGGAGGCGCTGGTGGCAATACCGGTACGAACACCGGTACGGGAACGACGCCGGGAGCGGGCACGAATACCGGAACAGGCACCGGGGCAGGCGGTAATCAGACCCAGCCTACGAATGATGGCAGCGTTCCGGTTGATACCCAGCCTAATCAGCCTGTCCAGAATGACCCAGGCAGCGGCACGACGAATCAAACAACTACAACAACTAACCCTTAG
- a CDS encoding class I SAM-dependent methyltransferase encodes MIVTTPHKPTEEQLAYAQGIAAELGGRLVPRKQDSLTLLREKYGDNHLLVADERGLRYYEESEEPLYFHPSMAYVRVKRMRKGEHDPLMTLTGCQPGDSVVDCTAGLGSDSIVFSYAVGAAGSVTAIESEPILYTVVREGLQSYHTEHTDVNEAFRRIQMRNTNHLEYLRQLADKSVDIVYFDPMFRKPMHDSSALQPLRGLANNEALSQQSVKEAVRVARKAVVLKEHAASGEFERLGFQRQHINKIAYGVILPT; translated from the coding sequence ATGATCGTCACTACCCCGCACAAGCCAACCGAAGAGCAGCTTGCTTACGCGCAGGGGATAGCAGCAGAACTTGGTGGAAGACTTGTACCGCGCAAGCAGGACTCACTCACGCTCCTTCGCGAGAAGTATGGCGATAACCACCTCCTTGTTGCAGATGAGAGGGGCTTACGCTATTATGAGGAATCGGAGGAGCCGCTGTATTTTCATCCCAGTATGGCATATGTCCGGGTGAAGCGAATGCGCAAGGGCGAGCATGATCCGCTCATGACGCTCACCGGCTGCCAGCCTGGCGATTCCGTGGTCGATTGCACAGCAGGACTCGGATCGGATTCAATCGTATTCTCTTATGCGGTTGGTGCGGCAGGCTCGGTTACAGCGATCGAGAGCGAACCCATCTTATATACGGTCGTGCGAGAAGGGCTGCAATCGTATCACACGGAGCATACGGATGTGAACGAAGCATTCCGCCGTATCCAGATGCGTAACACGAACCACCTGGAATATCTGAGGCAGCTGGCGGACAAGAGCGTCGATATCGTCTATTTCGATCCGATGTTTCGCAAGCCGATGCACGATTCTTCCGCACTTCAGCCATTAAGAGGGCTCGCGAATAACGAGGCGCTCAGTCAACAATCGGTGAAGGAAGCGGTGCGCGTAGCCCGCAAAGCCGTCGTGCTCAAGGAGCACGCAGCTAGCGGAGAGTTCGAACGGCTGGGCTTCCAACGCCAGCATATAAACAAAATTGCTTACGGAGTGATCCTGCCAACATGA
- the hflX gene encoding GTPase HflX → MRQNTYDTENELQDRAVLVSLVTPNIKRGTGDPEHSLQELVSLAETAGVEVLSTLTQNKESVDTKWFIGKGKVEELRAVAEELGATTAIFDQELSGAQVRNLEEALDLKIIDRTQLILDIFAQRAKTREGIIQVELAQLSYLLPRLSGHGKNLSRLGGGIGTRGPGETKLETDRRHIRDRISDLKHVLDEVVRHRTLHRERRRKSGVQQVALVGYTNAGKSTLLRELTAADVYVENQLFATLDPTSRTLELPSGKEVILTDTVGFIQNLPHDLVAAFRATLEEVNEADLVLHVIDSSSIMREEQIRVVERILSELGAAGKPTLMIYNKIDMCEDVDSELLPANGQDTLVMSAYNKDDLLRLRQTIQDRLTGDTKTFMLPAERGDLIALAYRTGDVIEQTVDGDYMRLTVQLSKQDYEVHGYKLEAFVEMA, encoded by the coding sequence ATGCGGCAAAATACGTACGATACAGAGAATGAGCTGCAGGATCGAGCGGTCCTCGTCAGTTTAGTAACACCAAATATTAAGCGGGGCACCGGCGATCCTGAGCATTCCTTGCAAGAGCTAGTAAGCCTGGCGGAGACGGCTGGCGTTGAAGTGCTCTCTACTTTGACTCAGAACAAAGAGTCGGTCGATACTAAATGGTTTATCGGCAAAGGAAAAGTAGAGGAGCTGCGGGCAGTTGCTGAAGAGCTGGGCGCTACGACGGCAATCTTCGATCAAGAACTCTCCGGCGCACAGGTTCGCAATCTGGAAGAAGCGCTCGATCTGAAGATTATTGATCGGACACAGCTCATCCTTGATATCTTCGCACAACGCGCTAAGACGCGTGAAGGCATTATTCAAGTTGAGCTGGCACAGCTGAGCTATTTGCTCCCAAGGCTATCGGGCCACGGTAAGAATTTGTCTCGTCTAGGCGGGGGGATCGGAACGAGAGGTCCCGGTGAAACGAAGCTGGAGACGGATCGCCGTCATATCCGGGATCGGATCTCCGATCTGAAGCATGTCCTCGACGAAGTTGTACGCCATCGCACGCTGCACCGTGAACGCAGACGGAAGTCAGGCGTGCAGCAGGTTGCACTCGTTGGTTATACGAATGCCGGCAAGTCTACCTTGCTTCGCGAGCTGACTGCAGCTGACGTTTATGTTGAGAATCAGTTATTCGCTACACTCGACCCGACGTCAAGAACACTGGAGCTGCCGAGCGGCAAAGAAGTTATACTGACCGATACGGTTGGGTTTATTCAGAACTTACCTCATGACTTGGTAGCGGCTTTCCGGGCAACACTGGAAGAGGTGAACGAAGCTGATCTCGTTCTGCATGTCATCGATAGCTCCTCGATTATGCGCGAAGAGCAAATCCGCGTAGTCGAGCGGATTCTGAGCGAGCTTGGCGCGGCCGGCAAGCCGACACTGATGATCTACAACAAGATCGATATGTGCGAGGACGTCGATTCGGAGCTGCTGCCTGCGAACGGACAAGATACGCTCGTCATGAGTGCTTACAACAAGGACGATTTGCTCCGCTTGAGACAGACGATTCAAGATCGGTTAACGGGGGATACGAAGACATTCATGCTGCCGGCTGAACGCGGTGATCTCATCGCGCTTGCTTACCGAACAGGCGATGTGATTGAACAGACCGTTGATGGCGATTATATGAGGCTGACCGTACAGCTGAGCAAACAGGACTACGAAGTGCACGGGTATAAGCTTGAAGCATTCGTAGAAATGGCATAA
- a CDS encoding YdcF family protein — MKSVPATKKTKKRSVRSRYRFIRLLLRIAAFCAALGVFWCAYLLYVINDYEAPKTIPKADAAIILGAALWSDKPSPGLAERLEYGFGLYKQGKVAHFILSGGHDHNGSTLSEAEGMRDYLAAKGVPVEAMVLEEDSRSTYENLLFSKPLARKQGWNHLLIVTHDFHAPRALDIAQYLDYPSDTIALGFKSQVLSVAKNYSREVLAFTKWKLDELLLQLGVQLPNSF, encoded by the coding sequence ATGAAATCAGTCCCAGCAACGAAGAAGACTAAGAAGCGCAGCGTCCGCAGTCGGTACCGATTCATTCGGCTCCTGCTGCGGATCGCCGCTTTCTGTGCAGCACTCGGCGTATTCTGGTGTGCCTATTTGCTCTATGTCATTAACGACTACGAAGCTCCTAAGACCATTCCGAAGGCTGATGCAGCGATCATTCTCGGTGCAGCGCTATGGTCTGACAAGCCAAGTCCCGGTCTTGCGGAGCGGCTTGAATATGGCTTCGGGTTGTACAAGCAGGGGAAGGTCGCACACTTTATATTGTCCGGTGGACATGATCATAACGGCTCTACGTTATCGGAAGCGGAAGGGATGCGCGACTACCTGGCAGCGAAAGGCGTACCGGTTGAAGCGATGGTGCTTGAGGAGGATTCACGAAGTACATACGAGAATTTGCTGTTCAGCAAGCCGCTTGCGCGTAAGCAAGGGTGGAATCATCTGCTTATTGTGACGCATGACTTCCATGCGCCGCGTGCTCTAGATATTGCGCAGTATCTTGATTATCCGAGCGATACAATTGCACTTGGTTTCAAGTCGCAGGTGCTGTCGGTTGCCAAGAATTATTCGCGCGAAGTGCTTGCTTTCACGAAGTGGAAGCTTGATGAACTGCTGCTGCAGTTGGGTGTCCAGCTGCCGAATTCGTTCTGA
- a CDS encoding peptidylprolyl isomerase → MMNRTALVLILSAMLIVVAGCGSKTENNTLQNNQGTVSDTTNNSAGNATTGGSSNTTTTPKQWKTMPEMSIDTAKTYSAVFKTNKGEFTVDLYAKDAPKTVNSFVFLAKEKFYDGVPFHRIIQNFMIQSGDPTGTGMGGPGYNVPDEFNNGYKFEDGTLAMANTGQKNTGGSQFFICTGADADFLNQQPNYTIFGKVSAGMDVVKQIAATPVGPGNGEQTDSKPTEDVHIESITVSEK, encoded by the coding sequence ATGATGAACCGAACTGCGCTAGTACTCATTCTATCAGCTATGCTAATCGTGGTAGCTGGATGCGGCAGCAAAACCGAGAATAATACGCTTCAAAACAATCAAGGAACGGTCAGCGATACGACGAACAATTCGGCTGGAAATGCAACAACAGGCGGATCTTCCAACACGACAACAACACCGAAACAATGGAAAACGATGCCTGAGATGTCCATTGATACTGCAAAGACTTACAGTGCTGTTTTCAAGACGAACAAAGGCGAGTTTACAGTGGACTTGTATGCTAAGGATGCGCCAAAAACCGTGAATAGCTTCGTCTTTTTGGCAAAGGAAAAGTTCTATGACGGCGTTCCGTTCCACCGTATTATTCAGAACTTCATGATTCAGAGCGGCGACCCAACGGGTACGGGTATGGGTGGTCCTGGCTATAACGTCCCGGATGAATTCAATAACGGCTACAAGTTCGAGGATGGCACGCTTGCGATGGCAAACACCGGTCAAAAGAACACAGGCGGCAGCCAATTCTTTATTTGCACCGGGGCAGACGCTGATTTCTTGAATCAACAGCCGAACTACACGATTTTCGGTAAAGTATCCGCAGGGATGGATGTCGTGAAGCAAATCGCGGCAACACCGGTTGGACCTGGTAACGGCGAGCAGACAGACAGCAAGCCGACAGAAGATGTCCACATCGAGTCGATTACCGTTTCAGAGAAATAA
- the hfq gene encoding RNA chaperone Hfq — MNKSINIQDTFLNQLRKDSVPVTVYLTNGFQIRGVIKAFDNFTIVIDSEGRQQMVYKHAISTFTPQRNVSLMQIQENNEA; from the coding sequence ATGAACAAATCAATCAATATTCAGGATACATTTCTGAATCAACTTCGCAAAGACAGTGTGCCGGTGACTGTTTACCTGACGAATGGCTTCCAAATCCGCGGTGTCATTAAGGCGTTCGACAACTTTACGATCGTCATTGACAGCGAAGGCCGTCAGCAAATGGTGTACAAGCATGCGATCTCGACCTTTACCCCGCAACGCAACGTCTCGCTCATGCAGATTCAAGAGAACAACGAAGCTTAA
- a CDS encoding AAA family ATPase, with the protein MDDRVVSTGGGGSGRPSRQINVVLRSSESFAASTSSSAQALESEPVAAARPLSANDPYLEIQRELDPMVGLDNVKLLIYEIYALLQISRMRSDAGLSGGSHVYHMIFTGNPGTGKTSIARIVAKLFNKMGVLSKGHMIEVERADLVGEYIGHTAQKTRDLVRKALGGVLFVDEAYSLARGGEKDFGKEAIDTLVKAMEDYRNQFVLILAGYPLEIENFLLTNPGLPSRFPIQIDFPDYSIDQLIQIAELMAKDRDYTLMPQTIFKLRQHLMQEKAMSMFSFSNARYVRNIIEKAFRHQAVRLLNQYSSSSPGKQELMTVRPEDLKWDK; encoded by the coding sequence ATGGACGATCGAGTCGTATCAACAGGAGGAGGCGGCAGCGGCAGACCTTCGCGACAAATAAACGTAGTGCTTCGCAGCAGTGAGTCTTTTGCAGCTTCGACGAGCAGCTCGGCGCAAGCGCTTGAGAGCGAACCGGTAGCTGCGGCAAGACCATTATCCGCGAACGATCCATACCTTGAAATCCAGCGGGAGCTTGATCCGATGGTCGGTTTGGACAATGTTAAGCTGCTCATTTATGAGATTTATGCGCTGCTGCAGATCAGCCGAATGCGCTCAGACGCAGGGCTGTCAGGCGGCTCGCATGTCTATCATATGATTTTCACGGGCAATCCAGGGACGGGCAAGACATCGATTGCTCGGATTGTAGCGAAGCTGTTTAACAAGATGGGCGTTCTCTCGAAGGGGCATATGATCGAGGTAGAACGAGCCGATCTGGTTGGCGAGTATATCGGTCATACCGCTCAGAAGACGCGTGATCTCGTACGCAAAGCGCTTGGCGGCGTTCTGTTTGTGGACGAAGCATACAGCTTGGCTAGAGGCGGCGAGAAGGATTTTGGCAAGGAAGCGATCGATACCCTGGTGAAGGCAATGGAGGATTATCGGAATCAGTTCGTTCTGATCTTGGCCGGTTACCCGCTTGAGATTGAGAATTTCCTGCTCACGAATCCAGGCCTTCCTTCCCGGTTTCCGATTCAGATTGATTTTCCCGATTACTCCATTGACCAGCTCATTCAGATCGCGGAGCTCATGGCGAAGGATCGAGATTACACGTTGATGCCGCAGACGATATTCAAGCTGAGGCAGCATCTGATGCAAGAGAAAGCGATGTCGATGTTTTCTTTCAGCAATGCGCGGTATGTGCGCAATATTATAGAGAAAGCGTTCAGGCATCAAGCTGTTCGACTGTTGAATCAATACTCGAGCAGCTCACCTGGGAAGCAGGAATTAATGACTGTTCGCCCGGAAGATTTGAAATGGGATAAGTAA
- the miaA gene encoding tRNA (adenosine(37)-N6)-dimethylallyltransferase MiaA — translation MSSASNESGKQRLLVLIGPTAVGKTRMSLDIAKAWNAEIISGDSIQVYKGMDIGSAKIKPEEREDIPHHLIDICEPEHPFSVAEFQERCASLIPEIASRGKLPFIVGGTGLYVESVAYGYDFADVGGDEGYREEMRLYALAHGAEALHDRLRAVDRAAAERLHPNDQRRVIRALEVHHLTGSTVSEQLEGQKKESPFELCIIGLTMDRAVLYERINHRVDAMIEEGLVEEVRGLLARGVPSNAVSMHGLGYKEIVLYLEGHLTLPEAVEMLKRDTRRFAKRQLSWFRHMKDIHWLDSSENFNKNLNLIHAILAGKFRMNLEYTFNQPFDDGGKIR, via the coding sequence ATGAGCTCAGCATCAAATGAGAGCGGCAAACAAAGACTGCTCGTGCTCATCGGCCCGACCGCGGTCGGCAAGACGAGGATGAGTCTTGATATTGCGAAAGCCTGGAACGCCGAGATTATATCAGGCGATTCCATTCAGGTGTATAAAGGTATGGATATCGGTTCTGCCAAAATCAAGCCGGAGGAGCGGGAAGACATTCCCCATCACCTGATTGATATATGCGAGCCGGAGCATCCATTCTCTGTCGCGGAATTTCAGGAGCGCTGCGCTTCGCTTATTCCGGAGATTGCAAGCAGAGGCAAGCTGCCGTTCATTGTAGGCGGCACGGGCCTGTACGTCGAATCGGTCGCATACGGCTACGATTTCGCCGATGTAGGCGGCGACGAAGGATATCGCGAGGAGATGCGTCTGTATGCACTGGCTCATGGGGCCGAAGCGCTTCATGATCGTCTTCGGGCGGTCGATAGGGCAGCAGCAGAGCGGCTTCATCCAAACGATCAGCGGCGGGTCATCCGCGCGCTTGAAGTGCATCATTTGACTGGCAGCACGGTATCCGAGCAGCTTGAGGGACAGAAAAAAGAATCTCCCTTCGAACTGTGTATTATTGGCCTTACAATGGACCGCGCAGTCCTGTATGAGCGGATCAATCATCGCGTCGATGCGATGATCGAAGAGGGGCTGGTTGAAGAGGTGCGTGGGCTTCTCGCCCGAGGAGTGCCTTCGAACGCAGTGTCCATGCATGGTCTGGGGTACAAAGAAATCGTTCTTTATTTGGAAGGGCATCTTACGCTGCCAGAAGCTGTCGAGATGCTGAAGCGGGATACGCGCAGGTTTGCCAAGCGGCAGCTTTCCTGGTTCCGGCATATGAAGGATATCCACTGGCTCGACAGTTCGGAAAACTTTAACAAGAATTTGAACTTGATTCATGCTATACTAGCAGGAAAGTTTAGGATGAATCTTGAATATACTTTTAACCAACCTTTTGACGATGGGGGTAAAATACGATGA
- a CDS encoding methionine gamma-lyase family protein, with protein MRQHESESWLELTKWAEAAETQAAPVFRSIDGIAERNQWKVIASFQKYKVSDFHFNGSTGYGYNDTGREVLDLVYADVMGAEAALVRPHFVSGTHTISCALFGLLRPGDELLYITGKPYDTLHKVIGKPGDGKGSLQDFGIKYGEVAPLADGSIDWETVGVSMNERTKVIGIQRSRGYDWRSSYTVAQIGDMVKRVKAINPDVYVFVDNCYGEFTEELEPTEVGVDLMAGSLIKNPGGGLAPTGGYVAGTQKAVDLTAYRLTAPGIGGEVGATLGTLRAMYQGLFLAPHLVGQAIKGSVFGAAMFELLGFESNPRYDAPRTDLIQAIRFDTAEQLIAFVQGVQRAAAVDSHVVPEPWDMPGYEHPVIMAAGTFMQGGSLELSADAPIREPYIAYMQGGLTYAHVKYGVLNALTVLAERELVVIKPYTT; from the coding sequence GTGAGGCAGCATGAAAGTGAAAGTTGGCTGGAATTAACCAAGTGGGCGGAGGCTGCGGAGACGCAGGCCGCCCCTGTTTTTCGTTCTATCGATGGCATCGCTGAGCGTAATCAGTGGAAAGTAATCGCTTCGTTTCAGAAGTACAAAGTAAGTGATTTTCATTTCAACGGATCTACTGGATATGGTTACAATGATACAGGACGAGAAGTGCTTGATCTCGTCTATGCAGATGTGATGGGGGCGGAAGCTGCATTGGTGCGACCGCATTTTGTGTCGGGAACCCACACTATTAGCTGCGCCTTGTTCGGCCTGCTGAGACCTGGGGACGAGCTTCTCTACATAACCGGCAAACCCTACGATACGCTGCATAAAGTCATCGGTAAACCTGGGGACGGAAAAGGTTCATTGCAGGATTTTGGCATTAAGTATGGTGAAGTGGCTCCGCTCGCTGACGGTTCGATTGATTGGGAGACGGTTGGGGTAAGTATGAATGAGCGAACGAAGGTCATTGGCATTCAGCGCTCGCGCGGCTACGACTGGCGTTCTTCGTACACGGTTGCTCAGATCGGGGATATGGTGAAGCGGGTCAAAGCGATAAATCCGGATGTGTATGTGTTCGTCGATAACTGCTATGGAGAGTTTACAGAGGAGCTCGAGCCGACGGAGGTTGGAGTCGACTTAATGGCAGGCTCGCTGATCAAGAACCCGGGCGGTGGCCTGGCGCCGACTGGCGGTTATGTGGCTGGTACTCAGAAAGCAGTCGACTTAACTGCTTATCGGCTTACAGCGCCAGGCATTGGAGGAGAGGTTGGCGCAACGCTCGGTACTCTTCGGGCGATGTATCAAGGGCTGTTCTTGGCGCCGCATCTTGTAGGACAAGCCATTAAAGGAAGTGTGTTCGGCGCTGCGATGTTCGAACTGCTGGGATTCGAGAGCAATCCGCGCTATGATGCTCCGCGTACGGACCTCATTCAAGCTATTCGCTTTGATACTGCGGAGCAATTGATCGCTTTCGTACAAGGCGTGCAGCGCGCCGCGGCCGTAGATTCGCATGTCGTACCGGAGCCGTGGGATATGCCAGGCTATGAGCATCCTGTCATCATGGCGGCAGGTACGTTCATGCAGGGCGGCAGCTTAGAGTTATCTGCGGATGCGCCGATCCGTGAGCCTTATATTGCTTACATGCAGGGCGGACTCACGTATGCCCATGTCAAATATGGTGTTCTGAATGCTTTAACTGTACTCGCTGAACGAGAATTAGTTGTAATTAAACCTTACACAACTTGA
- a CDS encoding DUF402 domain-containing protein, producing MKRKFSDRANWRRILRRSYTCLAMDADEFRGLVTFYRIHELREPLWKEYNGRRLCLADRGYLWMQHFPRGEHFVVTTMFDDKNRVVQWYIDICKTQGLTDQQVPWFDDLYLDVVVLPTGEVFLLDEDELEEAVSQGTVTNKDAALARKTAGRLLSTIRNGRFRYFTLSLKHRKALAQNGELSES from the coding sequence ATGAAACGAAAATTTTCTGATCGAGCCAATTGGCGCCGCATTCTGAGAAGAAGCTATACGTGCCTTGCGATGGACGCAGACGAGTTTAGAGGACTTGTTACGTTCTACCGCATTCATGAATTGCGTGAACCCCTTTGGAAAGAATACAATGGGCGCAGATTATGCCTCGCTGACCGCGGGTACTTATGGATGCAGCATTTTCCGCGTGGTGAACATTTTGTAGTGACAACGATGTTTGACGATAAGAACCGGGTCGTTCAATGGTATATCGATATTTGCAAGACGCAAGGTCTGACGGACCAACAAGTACCGTGGTTTGATGATTTGTATCTGGATGTCGTTGTGCTTCCGACCGGGGAAGTGTTCTTGCTGGATGAAGATGAGCTCGAAGAAGCTGTAAGTCAAGGCACCGTTACGAATAAGGACGCTGCCCTTGCCCGCAAGACAGCGGGAAGGCTGCTATCTACAATACGCAACGGGCGATTCCGGTATTTCACTTTAAGTCTCAAGCATCGCAAGGCGCTTGCTCAGAATGGAGAGCTTAGCGAATCATGA